The Deltaproteobacteria bacterium genome has a window encoding:
- the chrA gene encoding chromate efflux transporter, translated as MSGTPNPATPQQTRSFAEAFRYWFTLGFINFGGPAGQIALMHRDLVERRGWISEERFLHALNYCMLLPGPEAQQLAIYIGWLLHGARGGVVAGVFFVLPSVFVLLLLSYIYVAYGQVPAVAGVLAGVKSVVVAIVVEAVLRIGRRALKRSEHVLIAGASFLLIYFLHVPFPLIVLGAGIVGLLDSHPATRLRTGRDASPGSQEQRFFVARVLIICLILWSVPFVLLITVLGWDSVYAQLYRFFTVAAFVTFGGAYAVLAYVTQAAESYGWLTHAQAVDGLALAETTPGPLIMVLQFVGFMAGWSRAENVAPLTSAVMAALVTTYTTFLPSFMFVLVGAPYIERLRDNARLTAVLSGITAAVVGVVLNLALVFGLAVIWPYGVAAGPDWFAVVLCIVAAFLLFSHALEVWWVILLGGLFGLGREVV; from the coding sequence TTGTCGGGAACACCTAACCCCGCTACGCCTCAGCAAACTCGCTCTTTTGCCGAAGCGTTTCGCTATTGGTTCACACTTGGTTTTATCAACTTCGGCGGGCCAGCCGGACAGATTGCCCTCATGCATCGCGATTTAGTCGAGCGGCGTGGCTGGATTTCTGAAGAGCGTTTCTTGCACGCCTTGAACTATTGCATGCTGTTGCCTGGCCCGGAGGCGCAGCAGCTTGCCATTTATATTGGTTGGCTTCTTCATGGAGCGCGTGGCGGGGTCGTTGCTGGTGTCTTTTTCGTTCTGCCCTCGGTCTTCGTCCTGCTGTTACTGTCGTACATATACGTTGCGTATGGTCAGGTTCCAGCAGTCGCCGGAGTGCTCGCGGGTGTGAAATCGGTGGTGGTGGCGATTGTTGTTGAAGCCGTGCTCCGCATCGGTCGTCGTGCGCTCAAACGTTCAGAGCATGTCCTCATCGCTGGAGCCAGCTTTCTCCTGATCTATTTCCTGCACGTGCCGTTTCCACTCATCGTGCTAGGTGCGGGAATTGTTGGGCTGTTGGATTCCCATCCTGCGACCAGGCTCAGGACAGGCCGCGACGCGAGTCCAGGTTCTCAGGAACAACGCTTCTTCGTGGCGCGAGTGCTGATAATCTGTCTCATATTGTGGAGTGTGCCGTTCGTTTTGTTGATTACTGTGCTTGGCTGGGACAGCGTCTATGCCCAATTGTATCGCTTCTTTACGGTCGCCGCGTTTGTCACCTTTGGTGGTGCGTATGCCGTGTTAGCGTACGTGACACAAGCTGCCGAGTCGTACGGATGGTTGACGCATGCGCAAGCCGTTGATGGACTCGCGCTCGCTGAGACGACACCAGGCCCGCTGATTATGGTGCTACAGTTTGTCGGCTTTATGGCAGGGTGGAGTCGTGCAGAGAATGTTGCCCCGCTAACAAGTGCAGTGATGGCGGCTCTGGTCACGACATATACGACGTTTCTGCCGAGTTTTATGTTCGTGCTAGTTGGAGCGCCGTATATCGAACGCTTGCGTGATAATGCGCGGCTCACTGCGGTGCTTTCTGGCATTACTGCTGCTGTTGTCGGCGTGGTTCTCAATCTTGCCTTGGTGTTCGGTCTTGCGGTGATCTGGCCATATGGGGTTGCCGCAGGACCTGACTGGTTCGCTGTCGTGCTGTGTATCGTTGCGGCCTTCCTCCTTTTTTCTCACGCCCTTGAGGTTTGGTGGGTCATCCTTTTAGGAGGCCTCTTTGGTCTGGGGCGAGAGGTTGTCTAA
- a CDS encoding CoA transferase — MENGTTHPRMLAGCKVLDFTQYLAGPTVTRLMAELGADIVKIEPGPGGDPSRLLPFIKEGRSGYFVQQNRGKKSLCIDFNKPEGIDVLKALVKTVDVVVENFGPGVMEKRGLDYASLKKINPKIIMASISAFGRKSPLSHRVGYDLIAQAFSGIMHMTGEADGPPQFVGLGMADVSSGVHAFAALGFALYYREKTGVGQHIDLAMIDALYHMHEVNLQVHALSGGAYVPQRSGSHHPLVCPVGTFKGPKGWIVVLALDRQWEGVCKALGRPELVKDPRFATGADRGKNQKELVAIIESWMQTFATDEEVVAALDQHRVPCAPVMSIVDTLTHPYFKARDMVRQVPDPVFGELTIPGFPFKYSEFPDLPNIQAPLLGEHNAEVLHSQLGYSEKQISELQAKGILFVGNT, encoded by the coding sequence ATGGAAAATGGAACAACGCATCCGCGTATGCTCGCGGGCTGTAAGGTACTCGACTTCACGCAGTATCTCGCTGGACCGACCGTGACACGCCTGATGGCGGAGCTGGGAGCCGACATTGTTAAAATCGAACCTGGGCCAGGTGGCGATCCGTCGCGACTGTTGCCCTTTATCAAAGAAGGACGCAGCGGTTACTTCGTGCAACAAAATCGTGGCAAGAAAAGTCTGTGTATCGATTTCAATAAACCTGAAGGAATTGATGTTCTTAAGGCACTGGTCAAAACGGTTGACGTTGTGGTTGAGAACTTTGGTCCTGGTGTGATGGAGAAACGCGGGCTCGACTATGCTTCACTGAAGAAAATCAATCCCAAGATCATTATGGCCTCGATCTCCGCCTTTGGCCGCAAGAGTCCACTCTCACATCGAGTGGGATACGACCTCATTGCCCAAGCGTTTTCTGGCATTATGCACATGACTGGCGAAGCCGACGGGCCACCGCAGTTTGTCGGCTTAGGCATGGCTGATGTGAGTAGCGGCGTGCATGCGTTTGCGGCACTCGGCTTTGCGCTCTATTACCGCGAGAAAACTGGCGTGGGACAGCATATCGACCTGGCGATGATTGATGCGCTGTACCATATGCACGAAGTGAACCTGCAGGTGCATGCCTTGAGTGGTGGAGCGTATGTTCCTCAGCGTTCAGGATCTCACCATCCGTTAGTGTGTCCAGTCGGGACCTTCAAAGGCCCAAAAGGTTGGATCGTTGTCTTAGCACTTGATCGGCAATGGGAAGGCGTGTGCAAAGCATTGGGCAGACCAGAGCTGGTGAAAGACCCGCGCTTTGCCACTGGCGCAGACCGGGGGAAAAACCAAAAGGAACTGGTCGCGATTATCGAAAGCTGGATGCAGACCTTTGCAACCGATGAAGAAGTGGTAGCAGCGCTGGATCAACATCGCGTACCGTGTGCGCCAGTGATGTCGATTGTGGACACGCTCACGCATCCCTATTTCAAAGCCCGCGATATGGTGCGGCAAGTGCCGGATCCGGTCTTTGGCGAGCTGACCATTCCTGGGTTTCCGTTCAAGTACTCCGAGTTTCCAGACCTGCCGAATATCCAAGCACCGTTGTTAGGCGAGCACAACGCCGAAGTGTTGCACTCGCAGTTAGGATATTCAGAAAAGCAAATCAGCGAATTGCAAGCGAAGGGTATTCTTTTTGTCGGGAACACCTAA
- a CDS encoding GFA family protein, whose amino-acid sequence MTHSGQCLCGAVRYQLSGEPNVVALCHCRDCRRSAGAPMVAWAMFPEAALTLTKGQPKTINSSGTAMRSFCADCGSGLFYRNATVLPGIVDVQSSTLDNPDALPPTIQIQTAERLGWMTQVHELPEFERFPT is encoded by the coding sequence ATGACCCACTCTGGACAGTGCTTATGTGGCGCGGTTCGCTATCAACTTTCGGGTGAACCCAATGTCGTGGCCTTATGCCATTGCCGCGACTGCCGACGGAGTGCAGGTGCGCCGATGGTGGCCTGGGCGATGTTTCCCGAGGCAGCCTTGACTCTGACGAAAGGCCAGCCGAAGACTATTAACTCGTCTGGTACAGCGATGCGCAGTTTCTGCGCGGACTGCGGGAGCGGGCTGTTTTACCGGAATGCAACAGTGCTCCCAGGGATTGTCGATGTACAGTCTTCAACCCTCGACAATCCCGATGCGCTCCCACCAACCATACAAATTCAAACGGCCGAACGGCTCGGCTGGATGACGCAGGTGCATGAACTTCCTGAATTCGAGCGATTCCCAACGTAG
- a CDS encoding SMP-30/gluconolactonase/LRE family protein: MATIPNEQIQVFGKGTLQAEGVVIDKEGNAWGGGRNGKVYKVSPDGKVHEVCQLPEGSIPNGVALDRAGNFVYCDLGKQAVMKCAPDGKVSMIADRVGDVKLTLPNFCSYDAEGNLYISNSSTEDISKVLGEITAPSPKGALVRVRPNGKGDVIATGIYLANGTAIDPKEDAVYVLESTRNDVLRIQLNKDGTFGKPEIYSKDFPALPDGMAFDVDRNLYITLPAFVTKDGMTPANIVIKVDTNGKWTELINDPSGQKTIFPTNCAFGGPGMQDLFLANLEGDFFSKVRLSAKGHPLYHQR, encoded by the coding sequence ATGGCAACGATTCCAAATGAGCAAATCCAAGTGTTTGGTAAAGGCACTTTGCAAGCAGAAGGTGTCGTCATCGATAAGGAAGGCAACGCTTGGGGTGGTGGCCGCAATGGCAAAGTGTACAAAGTGAGCCCGGATGGCAAAGTCCATGAAGTCTGTCAGCTTCCCGAAGGCTCGATTCCCAACGGTGTCGCACTCGATCGCGCTGGGAATTTTGTCTATTGCGATCTCGGAAAACAGGCAGTGATGAAGTGCGCGCCAGATGGCAAGGTGTCGATGATTGCTGACAGAGTAGGGGACGTGAAACTCACGCTGCCCAACTTCTGCAGCTATGACGCTGAAGGCAATCTATATATTTCCAATTCCAGTACTGAGGACATCAGCAAAGTGTTGGGCGAAATCACCGCACCGTCACCGAAAGGCGCACTGGTGCGGGTGCGTCCGAATGGGAAGGGCGATGTGATCGCGACCGGTATTTATCTCGCCAATGGTACGGCGATCGATCCGAAGGAAGACGCTGTCTATGTCCTGGAAAGCACGCGCAATGATGTCTTGCGTATCCAGCTCAATAAGGACGGCACGTTTGGCAAACCGGAAATTTATTCGAAGGATTTTCCTGCGTTGCCAGACGGGATGGCGTTCGATGTCGATCGCAACCTCTACATCACGCTCCCGGCCTTTGTTACCAAGGACGGCATGACGCCTGCGAACATCGTCATCAAAGTTGATACGAATGGCAAATGGACCGAACTGATTAATGATCCGTCAGGTCAGAAGACCATCTTCCCGACAAACTGTGCGTTTGGTGGCCCAGGCATGCAAGACCTCTTCCTTGCTAACCTGGAAGGTGACTTCTTCTCGAAAGTGCGCCTGTCGGCCAAAGGACATCCGTTGTATCATCAGAGATAG
- the lexA gene encoding transcriptional repressor LexA: MSTIPLTERQERLLRIIETSVSKRGYVPTLEEMAQAMDITSLQGVKDHLTALERKGYLRRTPGRRRAIEVIQPITPIAGSIPILGRVAAGRPLLAVENHEGSLSLDNSLLGDGSHFALRVQGDSMIEVGITEGDYVIVRQQATANPGDIVVALLGEEVTVKRLRKKGAALLLEAANPAYEPIPLTGTSPAPRILGVAVGQYRALRQRR; this comes from the coding sequence ATGTCAACTATCCCTCTCACCGAACGACAAGAACGACTGTTACGGATTATTGAAACCTCTGTGAGCAAGCGGGGTTACGTACCGACTTTGGAGGAAATGGCGCAGGCAATGGACATCACGTCCCTGCAAGGCGTGAAGGATCATCTGACGGCTTTGGAACGAAAAGGCTATCTACGCCGCACGCCTGGTCGTCGCCGCGCGATTGAAGTCATCCAACCTATTACGCCGATCGCTGGCAGCATCCCCATTCTTGGACGCGTTGCCGCCGGGCGACCATTACTGGCGGTCGAAAATCACGAAGGTAGTTTAAGTTTAGATAACTCCTTGTTAGGAGACGGGAGTCACTTCGCGCTACGGGTTCAGGGCGACAGTATGATCGAGGTGGGAATTACCGAAGGGGATTATGTGATTGTCCGCCAACAAGCGACGGCCAATCCCGGCGATATTGTCGTCGCGCTTCTCGGAGAAGAAGTCACCGTGAAACGGCTACGCAAGAAAGGTGCGGCGTTGTTGCTCGAAGCTGCGAATCCAGCGTATGAACCGATTCCGTTGACGGGAACATCTCCAGCGCCTCGGATATTAGGAGTGGCAGTTGGGCAGTATCGGGCGTTGCGGCAGAGACGGTAA
- a CDS encoding GFA family protein has product MAAQIKGGCACGTVRYECSAEPLMMGNCHCRDCQKASGGPFVTVVAVPKEALKITGEVKYHEVTGDSGQPIKRGFCGKCGSRLFGFPSVAPFVGISAGSLDDPSWVRPVFDIYTSSAQPWDYMNPELAKFPKAPPM; this is encoded by the coding sequence ATGGCTGCTCAGATTAAAGGCGGGTGTGCATGCGGTACCGTGCGTTATGAATGTTCTGCAGAGCCGCTGATGATGGGCAATTGTCATTGCCGTGATTGTCAGAAGGCGAGTGGGGGACCTTTTGTCACGGTCGTCGCGGTGCCGAAGGAAGCGCTCAAAATTACTGGGGAAGTGAAATATCACGAAGTCACGGGAGATAGTGGCCAACCGATCAAGCGTGGATTTTGTGGCAAGTGTGGCTCTCGTCTGTTTGGCTTCCCATCGGTTGCTCCGTTTGTTGGGATCAGCGCCGGGAGCTTAGACGACCCGAGTTGGGTTCGACCGGTCTTTGATATTTACACCTCAAGTGCCCAGCCGTGGGATTATATGAACCCTGAACTTGCGAAATTTCCGAAGGCGCCTCCGATGTAA